Proteins found in one Nocardia brasiliensis ATCC 700358 genomic segment:
- a CDS encoding Lrp/AsnC family transcriptional regulator, which yields MQSDGSVESSALDVLDKQIVHALVCDARIPFAKLGALLDVSEQTVARRYRALRQRGILHVSGQVNAVPLGHARWVLRIRSTPDKALRLAESLARFPDLSWVTLLSTGSEVTCVSRPRSIERRDALLLHTLPKASQVLGVTAHEVMHRFPADEEWPRFGHLFTEQQLCALGQRSGCASGSARSVGEEFGPDLPVDLSAEDEAMLALLGRDGRAPYAQIAAETGWTAPRVARRMAELERAGVLYFDLDFAVERMGFTVRGGLWLRVRPAELDAVGRAMATHPEIVFVAATTGPTNLFASVLCRDTPHLYRYITERLGALDGITDLEVTPSLRVLKQAQTLLDSQRVAPGR from the coding sequence ATGCAGTCCGATGGGTCCGTGGAATCCTCCGCGCTCGACGTGCTCGACAAGCAGATCGTGCACGCGCTGGTGTGCGACGCCAGAATTCCGTTCGCCAAGCTCGGCGCCCTCCTCGACGTCTCCGAGCAGACGGTCGCACGCCGCTATCGCGCGCTGCGCCAGCGTGGGATCCTGCACGTCTCGGGGCAGGTGAACGCGGTGCCGCTCGGGCACGCGCGCTGGGTGCTGCGGATCCGCTCGACGCCCGACAAAGCGCTGCGACTGGCCGAATCCCTGGCCAGATTCCCGGATCTGAGCTGGGTGACGCTGCTGTCCACCGGCTCCGAGGTGACGTGTGTGAGCCGGCCGCGCTCGATCGAACGGCGCGACGCGCTGCTGCTGCACACGCTGCCGAAGGCGAGCCAGGTGCTGGGGGTGACCGCGCACGAGGTGATGCACCGGTTCCCGGCCGACGAGGAATGGCCGCGCTTCGGTCACCTGTTCACCGAGCAGCAGCTGTGCGCGCTGGGGCAGCGGTCGGGTTGCGCGTCGGGTTCGGCGCGTTCGGTGGGCGAGGAGTTCGGGCCGGACCTGCCGGTGGACCTGTCCGCCGAGGACGAGGCCATGCTCGCGTTGCTCGGCCGGGACGGACGCGCGCCCTACGCCCAGATCGCGGCCGAAACCGGTTGGACCGCACCACGAGTCGCGCGCCGGATGGCCGAGCTGGAACGGGCGGGCGTGCTGTACTTCGATCTCGACTTCGCGGTGGAACGGATGGGGTTCACCGTGCGCGGCGGCCTGTGGCTGCGGGTGCGCCCGGCCGAGCTGGACGCGGTGGGGCGGGCGATGGCGACGCACCCGGAGATCGTTTTCGTGGCCGCGACCACCGGGCCGACCAACCTGTTCGCCTCCGTCCTGTGCCGCGACACGCCCCATCTCTACCGCTACATCACCGAGCGGCTCGGCGCGCTGGACGGCATCACCGACCTGGAGGTCACGCCCTCGCTGCGGGTCCTGAAACAGGCGCAGACGCTGCTCGACAGCCAGCGGGTCGCGCCGGGGCGGTGA
- a CDS encoding MFS transporter has translation MRKWLPLFAACLGTFMLLIDVTIVNVALPDIAVDLRAGLSSLQWVVDGYALALAALLLVLGSLADRVGAKRAYLAGLVLFAVASLGCGVAGTATNLIAGRVLQGVGGAAMFATTLSLLHATYTGRDRGIAFSIWGAVTGAAAGIGVVLGGVLTDLLSWRWIFFVNLPIAVLAIALTATVFPASARRGDRAVDVPGILAFATAATALTYGVIRGGEHGWSDGLAVLALVLGVAALGGFALVESRSDAPMFPLGLLRNRVFGATLLGASGQTFAAFACTPLVSLWLQQQLRMTPLHAGLALLPMAATAFLVAAVFGRFLHDVEPKWTIGAGLVVIGAGTGLLTLIGPGSSWTALVPGFVVLGAGVGINAPALVSVGMAAVPPQQGGTAAGAVNTARQLGLALGVAVLGTVFRGVAGPAQPLSLSRFVAGLDAAFMVAAGVGLVFGSAAFVLFHRARTAATSGAPDREAVAA, from the coding sequence GTGAGGAAATGGCTCCCCCTGTTCGCCGCGTGTCTCGGCACGTTCATGTTGCTCATCGACGTCACGATCGTGAACGTCGCACTGCCCGACATCGCCGTCGATCTGCGCGCCGGGCTGTCCAGCCTGCAGTGGGTGGTGGACGGGTACGCGCTGGCGCTGGCCGCGCTGCTGCTCGTGCTCGGCTCGCTCGCCGACCGGGTCGGCGCGAAACGCGCCTACCTCGCCGGTCTCGTCTTGTTCGCCGTGGCCTCCCTCGGCTGCGGTGTCGCCGGTACCGCGACGAATCTCATTGCGGGCCGGGTACTTCAGGGCGTCGGCGGCGCGGCCATGTTCGCGACCACGCTGTCGCTGCTGCACGCCACCTACACCGGGCGCGACCGCGGTATCGCGTTCAGCATCTGGGGCGCGGTGACCGGCGCCGCGGCCGGGATCGGCGTGGTGCTCGGCGGCGTGCTGACCGACCTGTTGTCGTGGCGCTGGATCTTCTTCGTCAACCTGCCGATCGCCGTGCTCGCTATCGCGTTGACCGCCACGGTGTTTCCGGCCTCGGCCCGCCGCGGTGATCGCGCGGTGGACGTACCGGGCATACTCGCGTTCGCCACCGCCGCGACGGCGCTCACCTACGGGGTGATCCGCGGCGGCGAGCACGGCTGGTCGGACGGTCTCGCCGTGCTCGCGCTGGTACTGGGCGTCGCGGCGCTCGGGGGGTTCGCGCTCGTCGAATCCCGCAGCGACGCACCGATGTTCCCCTTGGGCCTGCTACGCAACCGCGTCTTCGGGGCGACGCTGCTCGGTGCGAGCGGCCAGACCTTCGCGGCCTTCGCGTGCACGCCCCTGGTGTCGCTCTGGCTGCAGCAGCAGTTGCGGATGACGCCGTTGCACGCGGGACTGGCCCTGTTACCGATGGCTGCGACTGCCTTTCTGGTCGCCGCGGTGTTCGGCCGCTTCCTGCACGATGTCGAACCGAAGTGGACGATCGGCGCCGGACTGGTCGTGATCGGCGCGGGGACCGGGCTGCTCACCTTGATCGGGCCCGGATCATCCTGGACCGCACTGGTTCCCGGCTTCGTGGTGCTCGGCGCCGGCGTCGGCATCAACGCGCCCGCGCTCGTCTCCGTGGGCATGGCCGCGGTGCCGCCGCAGCAGGGTGGCACCGCGGCGGGCGCGGTGAACACCGCGCGCCAGCTCGGCCTCGCCCTCGGAGTCGCCGTGCTGGGCACGGTGTTCCGCGGCGTCGCGGGGCCGGCGCAGCCGCTGTCGTTGTCCCGGTTCGTCGCGGGCCTGGACGCCGCGTTCATGGTGGCCGCGGGCGTCGGCCTGGTCTTCGGGTCGGCCGCCTTCGTCCTCTTCCATCGGGCGCGGACCGCCGCCACCTCCGGCGCACCGGATCGAGAAGCGGTCGCCGCCTGA
- a CDS encoding nuclear transport factor 2 family protein, whose translation MRPPLPPFDLESAKAKVLAAENAWNTRDPERVAAAYTADSVWRNRDEFFTGRAAIVEFLTRKWSVENGYALRKDLWAFEGNRIAVRFQYEWHDESGRWWRSYGNEQWEFTPEGLMSRREASINDVAIAESDRRIHGPRPEGDTSVLPQQ comes from the coding sequence ATGCGACCCCCACTGCCTCCCTTCGATCTCGAATCCGCCAAGGCGAAGGTGCTGGCCGCCGAGAACGCCTGGAACACCCGCGATCCGGAGCGGGTGGCCGCGGCCTACACCGCGGATTCGGTGTGGCGTAATCGCGACGAGTTCTTCACCGGCCGCGCCGCCATCGTCGAATTCCTCACCCGCAAATGGTCGGTGGAGAACGGCTACGCCCTGCGCAAAGATCTCTGGGCGTTCGAAGGCAACCGCATCGCGGTGCGCTTCCAATACGAATGGCACGACGAATCCGGCCGATGGTGGCGCAGTTACGGCAACGAACAGTGGGAGTTCACCCCGGAGGGGCTGATGTCGCGCCGGGAGGCCAGCATCAACGATGTCGCCATCGCCGAATCCGATCGCCGCATCCACGGGCCTCGTCCCGAGGGCGACACTTCGGTGCTCCCGCAACAGTGA